The Streptomyces sp. V3I7 genome segment GCCCCGGCCGGTGGCCCGGGTGCCACGTCGAGCGGGCTTCCGGCCTCGTTCCTGCAGTCCGGTCCTCCCCCGGCACCGGCTGCTCCCGCCTTCCCGCAGGAGACGGAGCGGCCCCCGGCGGGCGGTGCGTCCTCCGGCGGCGGTGACGACTGGGTGATCTCCCCGCCCTCGCCCACCAGCCCGGGCGGCCCCGGTGCCGGCGGCCAGGGCGGCTACGGCTTCCCGCAGCCCGGCGCCTCCCAGGCCCCGCCGAGCCCTGCCTTCCCGCAGGCCCCGCAGGCACCCCAGGCCCCGCAGACTCCGCAGGCCCCGGCGACCTGGACCGCGACGATCGGTCCGGACCGCGAGTACTTCATGGCGATGATGCAGCGCTCCGGCCCCGAGGCCGCGGGCCTGAACCTGCCCGCGTACTCGCCCGAGCAGCAGCGCATGCTCACCGGCAGCCAGCTGACCATCGGCCGCCGTCGGCACTCCACCGGTGACACCCCCGACATCGACCTGTCGGTGCCGCCGGAGGACCCGGGCGTCTCACACCAGCACGCGGTCCTGGTCCAGCAGCCGAACGGCGGCTGGGCGGTCGTCGACCAGAACTCGACGAACGGGACGACGGTCAACGGCGGCGAGGACCCGATCCAGCCCTTCGTGCCGGTGCCGCTCCAGGACGGCGACCGGGTGCATGTCGGCGCCTGGACGACGATCACCATCCGCCGGGGCTGACGCTCCCGGCGTTCGCAAGAAGGACTCAACTCCGCAGGGGCCAGCGGTACGGCCCCTGCGGATCGTCCAGCCATGCCCACTCGTGCCCGCCGTCGATCGTGACGCCGTACCGCTCGCGCGCGGGCGCGCCCTCGCACTCCCACACCTCGTACGCCTCCCGGGCATCGAGGCTGCCGCGGGTCAGGGCCAGCAGAAACCGGAACAGGTCGTGGTCGCGGGCCGGGCGCGGCACTGTGGCCAGGGGCGCCGGTTCCCGCTCGGGCCGGCGCTCGCCGCGCAGGGGCACGAAGTAGGCCGGCGTGGACAGGAAGCGGCCCTCGGCGTGCCCGGCGTCCCGCACGGTCAGCGCGACCAGGCCGGTGCCCAGGGGCGTCAGGATGCGGCCGCCGGAGCGGCACTGGGCGAGCCAGGCGAGCGGCACCGAGGGCAGCGTGCAGGTCGCGATGATCCGGTCGAAGGGGGCGCGTTCGGGAACCCCGCGCGCGCCGTCCCCGGTGACCACGGCCGGGTGGTACCCGGCGGCGGCCAGGTGCTGCCGCGCCGCCTCGGTGATCTCCGGTTCCAGGTCGATGGTGGTGACGAGGCCGTCGTCGCCCAGCCGGTACGCGAGCAGCGCCGCGTTGTAGCCCGTACCGGCGCCGATCTCCAGGACCCGGTCGCCGTCGCGGACGCGGAGTGCGACGAGCATCATCGCCATCAGCGAGGGCTGACTGCTGGAGGAGACCAGCTCGCCGTCGCGCACCCGGGTGGCCAGCGGGGCGTCGGCGTAGGCGCCGCGCAGCCAGCGCTCGCGCTCGCCGGGGTCGGGGCTCTGGCTCCAGCAGCGCTCGTAACCGCCGAGGACGCCGACGTAGTAGAAGGGCACGAACAGGTGCCGCGGCACCTCGGCGAACGCCTCCCGCCACACCGGGTCCTCGGCCCAGGCCCCGCTCGCGTCGATCTCGCGCACCAGCGCCGCCCGTGCCGTGGCGGCGAGGCGGGCCGGTCCCTGGCCGTCGGTGTCGAGTGCAGCGTGCGCGCCCATGGGTCCACTGTGCGGCCCGGCACGCCCCGAGGCGAGCACCGGCCGGGCGGATGGCCGCGCCCATGGCCGGATTCCGGCCGTGATCCGGGCCTGATCCGAACCTGGTACGGGCCTGGTACGGGCCTGATCCGGGCCTGATGCGGGCCTGATCCGGGCCTGGTCCAGACGGGAGGTCCTAGGACTGAAGTCCTGGGTCGTGGCTTCTGAGACCATGGACGGGTGAGAGAGATTCGGCGCGGCACGCTTCAGGAGAAGACCTTCTACGAGCAGGTCGGCGGGGAGGAGACCTTCCGTCGGCTCGTCCACCGTTTCTACGAGGGGGTCGCGGAGGACCCGCTGCTGCGGCCCATGTACCCGGAGGAGGACCTGGGGCCGGCCGAGGAGCGGCTGACCCTGTTCCTGATCCAGTACTGGGGCGGCCCGACCACGTACAGCGACAACCGCGGCCACCCGCGCCTGCGCATGCGCCACGCCCCCTTCACCGTCGACCGCGCGGCGCACGACGCCTGGCTGAGGCACATGCGGGTGGCGGTCGAGGAACTCGGCCTCTCCGAGGAGCACGAGCACACGCTGTGGAACTACCTGACGTACGCGGCGGCTTCGATGGTGAACACCCCGGAGTGACCGCTTCGGCGTGACGGTCCCGACGTAAGGACGAACGGCGCCTGACCTGGTCACGAACGCTGAGCGGCCCCGGGCTCGGGGGCGTTCGTACGGGAGCCAGGTCAGCGCACGCTGACGTCCAGCGCCCCAAGTCCTGTCCGTCGTACGGCGATCGACCCGTACGCCGTACGCAGCCTCAGCCACGCCCCCGATGAGAGCAGGGCGACGTCCCCCGCTCCCTCGGGACGCAGGAAGCCCAGTGACTGCGCCGCGTGCACGGCGCGCACCGGGAGCGGGGTCTCCCCGACCGTCCTGGACCAGATGTCCCGTCCGAGCCGGTCGAGCTCGGCACGGGTACGCCGCTCCGGCGCCAACTCCTGCGTACGGGACCGGAATTCGGCGACGACCGCGGCGACCAGTGCCCGCAGCGTCGCCACGGCCGGCAGCCCCGGTTCGGCCCGCCAGCCGCCGCGCGGTGGCAGCACGCCCGCCCACGGCGGTCCGGTGACCGCGGCCGGGACGGCGGCCGTGGCCCCCGCCTCGTCCACGCTCTCCAGCAGTTCACCGGCGGAGACGGTCACGTCGAGGGTGCCGTCGAGCCCGATCTCGTAGGGCTTGGCGAGCCGTACGGAACGGATCGCCAGCACCTCGAAGGACGGCGGCCGCCCGAACACGGCGAGCGTGGTCCCCGCGCACTGCAGACGCACCGCTGCTCCACGGTCGTAGTGGAGCAGCCGTGAGAGGAAGGCCGCGAGGTCCGCCGCCTCCCCTTCGTCGGCGAGGTGGAGCACCGTCATGCGGCGACGGCCTCCCGCTCGTCGGCGTCGTCCGTGTACTCCTGGAGGAACTCGCGCTCCTCCGCCGTGATGCGCCTCGGCCGCTGGGCCTCGAAGTCGAACGGGACGATCACGGTGGACGCCCGTACGTAGACGAGATCGCCGTCCTTCACCTCGTAGGCGAGGGTGAAGGACGCGGCCCTGATCTCGGTGACCCACAGCTCGATGTCCACCGGCTCGTGCCGGTGGACGAGCTGCCGCTTGTAGTCGATCTCGTGGCGCGCCACCACGGACCCCTGCTTGAACTCCTTGTCCGGACGGAAGAGGAAGTCGATACGGGCTTCCTCCAGGTAGCGCAGGAACACCACGTTGTTGACGTGGCCGTACGCGTCCATGTCCGCCCAGCGCAGCGGGCAGCGGTAGATGTGGCGCAAGAGTCGATCAGCCCCGGGTCAGCTTCTTGTAGGTGGCGCGGTGCGGACGGGCGGCGTCCGCACCGAGCCGCTCGATCTTGTTCTTCTCGTACGACTCGAAGTTGCCCTCGAACCAGAACCACTTCGACTCACCCTCGTAGGCGAGGATGTGCGTGGCGACCCGGTCCAGGAACCAGCGGTCGTGGGAGACGACCACGGCGCAGCCGGGGAAGTCCAGCAGCGCGTTCTCCAGGCTGGAGAGGGTCTCGACGTCGAGGTCGTTGGTGGGCTCGTCGAGGAGCAGCAGGTTGCCGCCCTGCTTGAGGGTCAGCGCCAGGTTGAGGCGGTTGCGCTCACCACCGGAGAGGACGCCGGCCGGCTTCTGCTGGTCCGGGCCCTTGAACCCGAAGGCGGAGACGTACGCCCGCGAAGGCATCTCGACCTGACCGACGTTGATGTAGTCGAGCCCGTCGGACACGACCTCCCACAGCGTCTTCTTCGGGTCGATGTTCTCGCGGCTCTGGTCGACGTAGGAGATCTTGACGGTCTCGCCGACCTTGATGTCGCCGGAGTCCGGGGTCTCCAGACCCTGGATCATCTTGAACAGCGTGGTCTTGCCGGCGCCGTTCGGGCCGATGACGCCGACGATGCCGTTGCGCGGCAGGGTGAAGCTCAGGTCGTCGACGAGGAGCTTCTCGCCGAAGGCCTTGTTGAGGTCGTTGACCTCGACGACGATGCTGCCCAGGCGCGGGCCCGGCGGGATCTGGATCTCCTCGAAGTCCAGCTTCCGCATCTTCTCTGCCTCGGCGGCCATCTCCTCGTAGCGGGCGAGGCGGGCCTTGGACTTGGCCTGGCGCCCCTTGGCGTTCGACCGCACCCACTCCAGCTCTTCCTTGAGCCGCTTGGCGCGCTTGGCGTCCTTCTGGCCCTCGACCTTCAGACGGGTCTGCTTGGTCTCCAGGTAGGTGGAGTAGTTGCCCTCGTAGGGGTAGGCGCGGCCGCGGTCCAGCTCGAGGATCCACTCGGCGACGTTGTCCAGGAAGTACCGGTCGTGGGTGATGGCCACGACGGTGCCCGGGTACTTGGCCAGGTGCTGCTCCAGCCAGTTCACCGACTCGGCGTCGAGGTGGTTGGTGGGCTCGTCGAGGAGCAGCAGGTCGGGCTGCTCCAGCAGGAGCTTGCAGAGCGCGACGCGGCGCTTCTCGCCACCGGAGAGGGTGGTGACGGGCCAGTCGCCGGGCGGGCAGCCCAGGGCGTCCATGGCCTGCTCCAGCTGGGCGTCGAGGTCCCAGGCGTTGGCGTGGTCCAGCTCCTCCTGGAGCTTGCCCATCTCGTCGAGCAGCGCGTCCGAGTAGTCGGTCGCCATCAGCTCGGCGATCTCGTTGAACCGGTCGAGCTTGCCCTTGATCTCGGCGACACCCTCCTGGACGTTCTCCAGGACGTTCTTCTCCTCGTTGAGCGGGGGCTCCTGGAGCAGGATGCCGACGCTGTAGCCCGGGGAGATGAAGGCGTCACCGTTGGACGGCTGCTGCAGTCCCGCCATGATCTGCAGCACGGTCGACTTACCGGCACCGTTCGGACCGACGACGCCGATCTTGGCACCCGGCAGGAAGTTCAGGGTGACGTCGTCGAGGATCACCTTGTCGCCGTGCGCTTTGCGCGCCTTGCGCATGGTGTAAATGAACTCAGCCAAGAGAAACCGTCCGGCAACTTGAAATCTGGCAGTGGGCAGATACAGCCCATCTTGCCTGACGGCCAGCCCTGTATGGAAACTCGTCGCCCCGGGCGCTCGTGACCTGGGCTTTCGCGGGTGACGGCTGCGGCTCCTTCGAATCGATCAGTAGCCGGTCCGCTGCCCGACGGATCCGCGAGGCACCCTCGTACCTCCCCTCACGCCTCCTCCAGCGCCTCCCCGAATTCCTTCAGCACCTTGCTGTGGCGGTTGCGGGCGAGTTCGTGGCCGACTCCGACGGCCAGGGCTATGGGCCACTCGATGAGTTCCAGGGCGGTGAGGAGGCCGAGGCCCGCGAGGAAGGCGAGCTGGTCCGGGGGTGGGAGTTCCAGCCGGACGTCGCCGAGGTGGAGGGTCGTCTCCTGTTTCGCGACGACGCGGTCGGCCGCGGCGCGTGGGCCGTGGTGTTCAGCGGTCGGAGCCGGGGTGCTGGTTCGCGCGGTCATGTCCCATTCCGTCCCCTCGGCCGGTGGCAGGCATCCGCTCGGTCGTACGTCCGCTCTTCCACGCTAGCCCCGCCCTGGCCGACGCCCCAGTCGGGAGGCGCCCGGTGCGGGCGACGGCCCCGGGTGCCGTGGGGCACGCCGGGGCCGTCGAGGGAGTCACCTGTCGGCCACTCTCTGTGGAGTTGTCAAGGTTCCGTACGGCTCAGTCGCCCGCCGGTGCCTCGTTCTTGCGGAGCAGGATCAGGGCCGCGCCGCCGATCAGGACGAAGCCGATGGCCACGCCCGCGATCACCGGGGTGGTGCTGGTGCCACCGGTGGCGGCCAGGTTCGGGCCGCCGGTGGTGTTGCCCACCGTGGCCGGGCTGGGCTCGCTGACCGTCTGGGTCGACGGACCGCCCTCGCTGCTCTGGGTCTTGCAGTCGAGGATGCCAATGAAGCGGTGCTTGAAGCCGTTCGGCCCGGTGATCGTGAAGTCGTAGGCCTGGTCCTCCTGCAAGGGGATCGTCACCGTCCGCGAGGCACCGGCCGGGATGGTGTGCTCGAAGCCCAGCAGCTTGAAGCTGAACGGCCGGTCGCCCGTGTTGGCTGCCGTGATGTCCACCCCGCCCTTGGCGCAGTTCTTGCGGGCCGACAGTGCGGGGATCGGGCCCTCCTCCGCCCAGGAGGCGCTCGCGGTCGCGGAGACCGTGGACTCGCTGGAGCCGGCCAGGATCTGCGTCTGGCTGCGGCTCTCGGAGGCGAAGGCGCGGCCGACCGGCACCGTGGTGGACGCCTGGACCGTCAGCCGGGCCGCGCCCGCTCCGCCGCCCGCCTCGCCGCTCGCCTCGTGGGCGCCGTCCGCGGCGTCGTCCGCGGCGTCGTCCGCGGGTATGTCGAAGAACAGCCTGCTGCCGTTCGTCGCCGACGTGACGACCTTGCCCGTCTTGTCGGTGATCCGCACGCCGCTGGTCGCCGCGTCCTCCGGCGCCGACACCGACACGGCGCCGGCGTTGGTGTGCACCGTCACCGGCCCGATCCGCTCACCGGGGTGACCGGAGACCGCGGGTGGGTCCAGCGTCAGCGAGGCCTGGGGCTCGCCCATGCCGCGGGCGCTCTTGGTCAGGTAGTCCGCGAGCTTCTCCGCGCCGGGATCGGCGGCATCGACGTGGGCGCCGTCGGAATAGCGCCAGATGGCCACCTGCGTGCCGGCCGCGGCGTCCTGCTCGGTCAGTCCCCGGGCGCCCGCCTTGCGGGCGAGCGCGGCGAGGTCGTTGACCTGCGGGTAGGAGTTCTGCAGGATCCAACGGATCTTGCCCGCGTCCTTGTTGGTACCGAGGGACGTGCCGCTCCAGGGCGTCTCCTGGTACTTGGCGTCCTTCTGCGTGGGGTTGTGGATGTCGACGCAGTACGTCTGCAGGGTGCCGCCGCCGTCGACGGACATCTCGAACAGACCGGCGGACACCTGCTGGTCACCGGTGTCCTCGTGGATGACGGCCTGGCCGTAGGTCTTCAGGCCGCCGATGGCGGCGGTGGCACCGCCCTGACGCTGAGGTGGCTCGTCGGCGGACGCCGCACCGGCACCGGCCAGCACACTGGCGGCGACGAGGCCGGACACCAGCACGCCGGCGGCGACGCGGTCGGTTCCCCGCCGGCGCGCGGAGAAGGTGGACGTGGTTCCGGAGGACCCCGAGGAACGCGGACGACCCGGGATCCCAGAGAACGCAGCAAGCACAGAATTCCCCTTCGAGCAGGACCCGTTGATGTGGGGGGTGTGGTCCCACCAGCAGAATCAGTAGCCCCCGTGAGCTACGCCCGAAATCCTAAGGATCAGCCGGACCCAGGCCCGTCCGTCCTCTCGCCGGACGGCTGATCCGACTCGGAATCGTTATCGCCAAGACCCCTTGGGGGCAGGGCTTATCGACAAATCCACACACGCTTTCGGAGCGCATTCGTCGATAAGCCGCAGTTCGGTCAGCCCACCCATAAACGCTGCCTGACGCTACGTCACACCTACTGCATCTGCCCCTTGTTGCTCATCGGATGCCTCCAACTTGCCTGCTGTCACCTCCCAGTTGGGCTCCGGCGACTGCGGCGTGCTCGCCGCCTCCGGCCTTCCTCCGCGCCGGAAGGCCGAGGTGCCGCGGGCGAGATCGTGGCCGATCGCCACCGCGTCGATGTCCGCGGAGGTCCAGCTCTGCTGCCCCTCGCGTTCCTCCGTGCGCACCTTCAGCCGGCCCTGCACCATGACGGGGTCGCCCACTCCGAGCGAGGCCGCCGCGTTGACGGCGAGCTGCCGGTTGGCCCACACGGTGAAGAAGTTGGTGTGCCCGTCCGTCCAGGCGCTCTTCTCGCGGTCCCAGTAGCGCGAGGTCACCGCCAGCCGGAACCGCGCCGACGGCCCGGCCGCCGACTCCCGGTACACCGGCTGCGTGGCCACGTTGCCCACCGCGCAGATCATCGTCTCGTTCATCGCGCATCCCTCCCTCGCCCGGACACTCGCCCGGGCGGACACGCGTACGGGCCCGTCCCGTACGGCTGCGTCTGCCGCGCCGTCCGCGTACGTCCCGTACGCGATCGCCGCGGAGCCAGACTGCCTCCGCCGGGCCGGGCCCGCTGAGCGCTGTGCACCACCGGTCGCCTGTGGAAAACCGGGCCACCCGGACGGGTGATCCGCCACCCCCGTCACCTGCCGGCGACACCCCCAAACCTCCCGGACAACGGACTCACCCCACGGGAGCCCCGCTCCCGCTGACCTTCCCGTACTGCTCCCGCACCTCGCGATACCGCAGCAGCTCCGCCGCCAGCGGATCGAGGACCCGGGCCCGGCCGCAGCCCGCGGCCGCCTCCCGCAGCCGCCGTTCCGCGTCGAGGCCGTACCGCCGTGCGGGCCCGCGTGCCGCCATCCGGCAGCCCCACTCGACGAGCGGGCCCCCGACGATCCCGGCGACCATCAGCAGCACCGGCACGCCCAGGTTCGGGGCCATGACGCCGACGATCTGCCCCACCAGCCACAGCCCGCCCACGATCTGAAGCAGCGTCATCGACGCCTGGACGAACACGGCCAGGGGCCACCAGCCCGGCCGGGGCGGACGCCCGCCGGACCCGCCGACCGGCGCCGCCGCGCCCGCCGCCAGCTCGTCCAGCGCCTCGGACAGCCCCTCGGACCCGCGTACGGCCGCCTCGCGCACCGCCTGCGCCCACGGCGTCGGCAGCCCGGCCGCCGCCCGCTCCGAGACCGTACGCACCGCCTGCTCGACGCGCTGGCGCGCCGTGGCCTCCTCGTCCTCCTGGGCGGCCCGCAGGACCAGCCGTCCCGTGGGCGGGTCGCAGCGGTCCTGGTACCAGTGCCACAGCCGCAGCCAGGGCGTGCCGCACGCCTTGTTGGCGTTGCGCAGCCACGCGCGCTCGGCCGCCTCGCCCGCGGCGGTGGCGCCCACCGCGTCGGCCAGGCTGGCGGAGAAGGCGTCGCGGTCCTCCTCGCTGAGCCCGGTGCGCTGCCCGGCGACGTACACGGGCCGCAGCCCGGCCGCGGCGGCGTCCACGTCGGCCGTGACACGGCGGGCCGCCGCCCCGCGCTCCGCCACGAACTGGCCGAGCACCTCGCGCAGGTCGCCGAGCCCTTCCCCGGTCAGCGCGGACAGGGCGAGCACGGTCGCGCCCAGGTCGCCGTACTCGCCCAGGGCGATGCCATCCTCGTCGAGCAGCCGCCGCAGGTCGTCCAGGACCTGCTCGGTGGCCTCGCCGGGCAGCCGGTCGATCTGGTTGAGGACGATGAACATGACCTCCGCGTGGCCGGCCATGGGCCGCAGATAGCGCTCGTGGAGGACGGCGTCGGCGTACTTCTCGGGGTCGACGACCCAGATGACCGCGTCGACCAGCTTCAGGATGCGGTCCACCTGCTCGCGGTGCTGCACGGCCGCGGAGTCGTGGTCGGGCAGATCGATCAGGACGAGCCCGCGCAGCTGCGCCTCCGCTTCCGGGCTCTGCAACGGGCGCCTGCGCAGCCGGCCCGGGATGCCGAGCCGGTCGATGAGGCTCGCCGCGCCGTCGCTCCAGCTGCACGCGATGGGCGCGGCGGTGGTCGGCCGCCGTACCCCCGTCTCCGAGATGGCCACCCCGGCGAGCGCGTTGAACAGCTGGGACTTGCCGCTGCCGGTGGCTCCCGCGATGGCGACGACGGTGTGCAGCCCGGAGAGCCTGCGCCGCGCCGCCGCCTCGTCGAGGACCCGGCCGGCCTCGGCGAGCGTCGGGCTGTCGAGCCGGGGGCGGGAGAGCCCCACCAGTTCGTGCAGGGCGTCGAGGCGCGAGCGCAGTTCGCCGTCGTACGCCAGCGGGGCCGCGCCCTGGGCGGCGGCTCCACGGGGCTGGAGGGCCACGGCCCGCTCGGCGCCGGGGGTATCGGCCAGGCGCCGGGCGATGAGGCCGTCGTCCCAGGCGCCGGCGGGGTCCTCCGCCGCACCACCCGGCTCGCGCGCGTCCGCGTGCCGCTCGTCGTCCGTCCCGCGCGCGTGGGGCTGCGTTTTCTCGTCCTCGCCCTGCGCGCCGTCGTCGTCCGCCTCGTCCGCGGGTTCCGGTTGTGCGGGCTCGGCGCTCATGGTGTCGTCCCTGCGCCGATCCGCCGCCCGCCCGCCGGCGACGCCGTCCGTGTACGCATGCGGGGTGCCCTCCGCGAGGTCGTCCGCCCCGGAGCGGGGCGCTTCGATGAAGCCGTTGCCGAAGGCGCGCTCCGAGGGTCCAGTCCCGGGGCCGCCCTCCATCGGGAGGGCGATGAGGCGTCCCTCCGCGCGCGCGGTTCTCGCCTCTGCGTCCCGGCGCGTCGGGTCGGGACCCCGGGAGCCCGTGTCCCCGGTGTGCTCGGCGTGTTCCGTGTGGTCCTGGTCAGTGACGGCCGTCACCGGTCACCTCTCCTTCTGCAGTACGGACAGCGCGGCGATGAGTTCGGCCTGGGGCTCGGCCTGGACGGCGAGGCCGTCGAGGGGGGCGAGGCGGCGCTCGCGCTCGCTGTGCATCACCCGGTCCAGGTGGTCGGTCAGCAGCCGTCCGGCGCGGTCGCGCAGCCGCAGCGCGCCGTGCGCGCCGAGCCGCTCGGCGAGCCGCTCTCCGGCCGGCCGGGCACGGCGGCCGCCCAGCAGCGTGGTGGCGACCAGGGCGGCGACGGCCTCCGCGTCGGGCGCGACGCCGCGCTCGAGCCGGCGTACCTCCTCGTCGGCGTACTCCTCCAGCTCGCGGCGCCACCGGCGGACCGCCAGCCCGATGCGGTGCTCGGCGCTCTCCAGGGACGGGTCCCGGCCGGCGAGCACGGGCGCTTCCGCGGCCGGCTCCCGCCGCCAGGCCTCGTCGACGCGCTCGTCGGCGGCGGTGACGGCGCACAGCAGCAGCGCGCCCAGGCTGCCCACCAGGGCGTCGAGGAGTTCGCCTGCGGAGCAGTCGAGGGGGAAGGCGCGCCAGCGCTTCAGGGCGTCCCCGGCGAGGACGGCCCCGGCCTCCAGACGCCTGCGCACGCGCGCGTGCTCGCTGTCGTACGCCGTGTCGACGGCGGTGGTCAGCCGCAGCGCCGCCGCGTACTGGGCGGCGGCCGCGCCGGCCAGCTCGGGCATCCGGGACTTGAGCGAGTCGAGGATGCCGTAGGCCGTACGGGCCATGACCTGCTGCCGGGCGTCGGGGTCCTGCGCCTGGTGGGTGAGCCAGGTTTTCAGGGGGGCCACGGCGGTGGCCGGGAGCAGACCGCCGCCCCAGGCGGACTCGGGCAGTTCGGGCACGGTGAAGCGGGGCAGGTCGCCGAGGCCCGCCTTGGTGAGGAGGGCGCCGTACTGCCGGGAGACCTCGGCGACGACCTGGTGCGGCACCCGGTCGAGGACGGTCACCAGGGTGGCGTCGTACTCCTTGGCGGTGCGCAGCAGATGCCAGGGCACGGCGTCGGCGTACCGAGCGGCCGTGGTCACCATGACCCAGATGTCGGCCGCGCACATCAGCTCGGCGGCGAGGACGCGGTTGGCGGCGAGCAGCGAGTCGATGTCGGGCGCGTCGAGCAGGGCGAGCCCGCGCGGGAGGGTGTCGGCGGTCTCGATCCGCAGGACGTGGTCGGGATCCTCCCCAGGGAGGAGAAGATCGTCCCCGTGGTCCCGGCGCGGCACCCACACGCGCGTGAGGTCCGGCAGCACCCTGGCGCCGCTGAACCAGTGATGGTCCTCCGGATGGCATACCAGGACCGGCGTGCGGGTCGTCGGCCGCAGCACGCCCGCCTCGCTGACCCGCCGTCCGACGAGGGAGTTGACCAGCGTCGACTTGCCCGCGCCGGTGGATCCGCCGACGACGGCCAGCAAGGGCGCCTCGGGCGATTTCAGCCGGGGTACCAGGTAGTCGTCGAGCTGGGCGAGCAGTTCGTCGCGGTTGGTACGCGCGCGCGGGGCCCCCGCCAGGGGCAGCGGGAAGCGTGCGGCGGCGACACGGTCGCGCAGGGCGGAGAGTGCGTCGAGCAGCTGAGGCCGTACGTCCAAGGTCACCACATGCGAAGAATGCCCAATTTCAGGGGATTTCTGAAGCATATAGATTTGTCTGCGCGCCGACGGAACACAACGGACGGAAGGGATGACTAGGACGCCAAGGCACTCCAGGCATAACGAGTGCACAACACCCGGCGCGCCGGGCGCCAAAAGCGATGCACGATTCGCACCCGCCTGCGATTATCAGGACCGCTTCACCGAACCTCCACATCGAGCCGCGGAGGCGAAGCATCAGGGACATGGAGCCGGGAGCCCTATCCTTGTCCCCGGCAACGTCACGGATCAGCCCGTACCCGGGCACCACGCACGACGAGGCCACCACACCGGCCCCCGTAGCTCAGTGGATAGAGCAGGCGCCTTCTAAGCGCTTGGCCGCAGGTTCGAGTCCTGCCGGGGGCGCCAGTCTCCGCCCTCCCGCTCGGGAGGGCTTTTTGCTGGTCAGAGCGGATGTCAGCGGGTACGACGAAGCCCCGGACGCCCTCTTGATGATCAAGGGCAGACTCCGGGGCTGCCCGGCTGTCACCGGGTTTTCGCGGGTGGCCGTGTCGAATACGTGTCGAAGTTCTCGACCGGGGGAAGATCAGCCAGCGCCCGGCACCTCCGCCTCCGGAAGGTCACCCGCGGCTTCCAGCCGCCGCTTCAGGTCCGGCAGCTGCCCGTCGATGCACCGGGCGTAGGTCGCCAGCAGCACGGCAACGCTGTTACCGGCCCACTCGGCCACCTGAGCGGGCGGGATGCCGTCGTTGAGCCACTTCGTCAGGCGCGTGTTCCGGTTGTCGTACACGCGCCGCCCAGTGGGTGACTCGAAGACGTGCGGGGGCAGTACGGCCTTCCGTGCGCTGCGCCACGCCCGGCGGATGACGGAGCCGGCGAGGATGCCGCCGGACTCACCCTGGAAGAGCAGATCACCCGGCTGGAGCTGTTCGTCCTCGATGTGCTGCCGCAGGATGCGCGTGAGGGCCGGATGCCCCGGCACCGTGCGCGTCTCGCCTTCCGCTCGGCCCTTCAGGTCACGTTGCTCCTGAATCTCCCCCGTGTCGGTCCACTGCTTCCCGATCTCCGGCGTCGCTGTGTGGATCAGCAGCTCGCACCACTGGTCGTCGGCGTCGGGTTCCGGCAGGGTCACGTCCTCCACCCGCATGGCTACCGCTTCCTCGGGCTGTGGACCGTAGTAGTACAGCGTGGCGAAGAAGGCGTGGAGCCGCTTGCCGCCCCGCGGCCGGCGCCTGATCCAGTCGAGGATCGCCGCCGCCTGCTCGGGATTCAGCAAGGACCGCTTGT includes the following:
- a CDS encoding methyltransferase domain-containing protein produces the protein MGAHAALDTDGQGPARLAATARAALVREIDASGAWAEDPVWREAFAEVPRHLFVPFYYVGVLGGYERCWSQSPDPGERERWLRGAYADAPLATRVRDGELVSSSSQPSLMAMMLVALRVRDGDRVLEIGAGTGYNAALLAYRLGDDGLVTTIDLEPEITEAARQHLAAAGYHPAVVTGDGARGVPERAPFDRIIATCTLPSVPLAWLAQCRSGGRILTPLGTGLVALTVRDAGHAEGRFLSTPAYFVPLRGERRPEREPAPLATVPRPARDHDLFRFLLALTRGSLDAREAYEVWECEGAPARERYGVTIDGGHEWAWLDDPQGPYRWPLRS
- a CDS encoding globin, which produces MREIRRGTLQEKTFYEQVGGEETFRRLVHRFYEGVAEDPLLRPMYPEEDLGPAEERLTLFLIQYWGGPTTYSDNRGHPRLRMRHAPFTVDRAAHDAWLRHMRVAVEELGLSEEHEHTLWNYLTYAAASMVNTPE
- a CDS encoding single-stranded DNA-binding protein yields the protein MNETMICAVGNVATQPVYRESAAGPSARFRLAVTSRYWDREKSAWTDGHTNFFTVWANRQLAVNAAASLGVGDPVMVQGRLKVRTEEREGQQSWTSADIDAVAIGHDLARGTSAFRRGGRPEAASTPQSPEPNWEVTAGKLEASDEQQGADAVGVT
- a CDS encoding Cys-Gln thioester bond-forming surface protein yields the protein MLVSGLVAASVLAGAGAASADEPPQRQGGATAAIGGLKTYGQAVIHEDTGDQQVSAGLFEMSVDGGGTLQTYCVDIHNPTQKDAKYQETPWSGTSLGTNKDAGKIRWILQNSYPQVNDLAALARKAGARGLTEQDAAAGTQVAIWRYSDGAHVDAADPGAEKLADYLTKSARGMGEPQASLTLDPPAVSGHPGERIGPVTVHTNAGAVSVSAPEDAATSGVRITDKTGKVVTSATNGSRLFFDIPADDAADDAADGAHEASGEAGGGAGAARLTVQASTTVPVGRAFASESRSQTQILAGSSESTVSATASASWAEEGPIPALSARKNCAKGGVDITAANTGDRPFSFKLLGFEHTIPAGASRTVTIPLQEDQAYDFTITGPNGFKHRFIGILDCKTQSSEGGPSTQTVSEPSPATVGNTTGGPNLAATGGTSTTPVIAGVAIGFVLIGGAALILLRKNEAPAGD
- a CDS encoding FHA domain-containing protein, which codes for MPTCPNGHQSGSDDWCEVCGHRMAGAVPPPPPPPGGGYGFPPPAGGPAGRPGRPPMGFPNPDPELCPQCRTPREGGAPFCEECRWNFLTNTATSYTPPAPAAPRPPTSAQATQFPPPGQSYGGGDAFEYQGSRPSQINRPAEPIPPGPLGNEPSGPTPFGTDPSRSVPPQSGPPRSGPGAPAGGPGATSSGLPASFLQSGPPPAPAAPAFPQETERPPAGGASSGGGDDWVISPPSPTSPGGPGAGGQGGYGFPQPGASQAPPSPAFPQAPQAPQAPQTPQAPATWTATIGPDREYFMAMMQRSGPEAAGLNLPAYSPEQQRMLTGSQLTIGRRRHSTGDTPDIDLSVPPEDPGVSHQHAVLVQQPNGGWAVVDQNSTNGTTVNGGEDPIQPFVPVPLQDGDRVHVGAWTTITIRRG
- the ettA gene encoding energy-dependent translational throttle protein EttA; translation: MAEFIYTMRKARKAHGDKVILDDVTLNFLPGAKIGVVGPNGAGKSTVLQIMAGLQQPSNGDAFISPGYSVGILLQEPPLNEEKNVLENVQEGVAEIKGKLDRFNEIAELMATDYSDALLDEMGKLQEELDHANAWDLDAQLEQAMDALGCPPGDWPVTTLSGGEKRRVALCKLLLEQPDLLLLDEPTNHLDAESVNWLEQHLAKYPGTVVAITHDRYFLDNVAEWILELDRGRAYPYEGNYSTYLETKQTRLKVEGQKDAKRAKRLKEELEWVRSNAKGRQAKSKARLARYEEMAAEAEKMRKLDFEEIQIPPGPRLGSIVVEVNDLNKAFGEKLLVDDLSFTLPRNGIVGVIGPNGAGKTTLFKMIQGLETPDSGDIKVGETVKISYVDQSRENIDPKKTLWEVVSDGLDYINVGQVEMPSRAYVSAFGFKGPDQQKPAGVLSGGERNRLNLALTLKQGGNLLLLDEPTNDLDVETLSSLENALLDFPGCAVVVSHDRWFLDRVATHILAYEGESKWFWFEGNFESYEKNKIERLGADAARPHRATYKKLTRG
- a CDS encoding thioesterase family protein; translation: MRHIYRCPLRWADMDAYGHVNNVVFLRYLEEARIDFLFRPDKEFKQGSVVARHEIDYKRQLVHRHEPVDIELWVTEIRAASFTLAYEVKDGDLVYVRASTVIVPFDFEAQRPRRITAEEREFLQEYTDDADEREAVAA